In Candidatus Poribacteria bacterium, the following proteins share a genomic window:
- a CDS encoding DUF4268 domain-containing protein, producing the protein KNISSNIQKSQQLYYKLNLDALLENQLGRSDHDHLGKLVTYATGLQAPTAIWIATAFDQEHLNALVALNRRTNNLLRCFGVKLELKHIDNSRCLPTFTLVAEPHIKIQQPTDESPATSHNEAQQPTDDRPPPPGGNSVESPYWSAFREFWDKSGYILVPYERNKPNYFGFYIGNFKDFWFAAWRNNIETEIAAKLFMHSKNNFDALEAQKGVIASEIREVDENLEWDRSPPYSPRIPQVGFYKRRLPKGDRSDWEDQFEWLRATFEHLDRVFSPRIADIVSSVENSSENDIL; encoded by the coding sequence CAAAGAATATATCATCGAACATCCAAAAAAGTCAACAACTTTATTACAAACTCAATCTTGATGCACTACTAGAAAACCAACTCGGACGGAGCGACCATGACCACCTTGGAAAGCTCGTGACCTATGCGACTGGGTTGCAGGCACCGACGGCTATTTGGATTGCAACGGCATTCGATCAGGAGCACCTCAACGCCCTTGTAGCGTTGAACCGTAGGACGAATAACCTTCTCCGGTGCTTCGGTGTGAAACTTGAATTAAAGCACATTGATAATTCAAGGTGTCTTCCGACCTTCACGCTTGTCGCCGAACCTCACATCAAAATTCAACAACCGACGGATGAGTCTCCAGCTACATCACACAACGAGGCGCAGCAACCCACGGATGATCGTCCACCGCCCCCTGGTGGAAACTCTGTGGAATCCCCCTACTGGTCAGCATTTAGAGAATTCTGGGATAAAAGCGGCTATATCCTCGTTCCTTATGAACGGAATAAACCTAACTATTTTGGTTTCTACATTGGGAATTTTAAGGATTTCTGGTTTGCAGCATGGCGGAATAATATTGAGACAGAGATTGCTGCGAAACTGTTCATGCACTCAAAGAATAACTTTGATGCGTTGGAAGCACAGAAGGGTGTGATAGCGTCTGAAATCCGTGAAGTGGATGAGAACCTTGAATGGGATCGGAGTCCCCCCTACAGTCCTCGTATTCCGCAAGTGGGTTTCTACAAACGCCGGCTTCCAAAGGGAGATCGATCAGATTGGGAGGACCAATTTGAGTGGTTACGTGCGACTTTTGAACATTTAGATAGGGTCTTCAGCCCACGCATAGCAGATATTGTTTCTTCTGTTGAGAATTCTTCGGAGAATGATATTTTATGA